From Scomber scombrus chromosome 6, fScoSco1.1, whole genome shotgun sequence, the proteins below share one genomic window:
- the arpin gene encoding arpin: MSRIYHNTSLLNKPVHNDTFDRVWSPSAYESGQGVLLEGKLLDLSRHAVTDVNNQKVRFYVLYIKPGRIHQRKFDASGKEIEPNFSDTGKVNTGFLMSSYKVEAKGESDSLSEQQLSGMMNKAELVKITDKHRPSGTWAFWYPESEMDNIELETGQDVRLKTRGNSPFIFSLAKVDGGTVTKCNFAGDGKVGASWTDKIMANKAEAGGPQKPKAEGEAAEEDEWDD; the protein is encoded by the exons ATGAGCCGAATCTATCACAATACGTCTTTACTAAACAAACCAGTACACAATGACACATTTGACCGTGTCTGGTCTCCCTCTGCGTATGAAAG TGGTCAGGGAGTTCTTCTAGAAGGAAAGCTTCTAGATCTCTCCAGACATGCAGTCACTGATGTCAACAATCAGAAG GTCCGTTTCTATGTCCTGTACATCAAACCCGGCCGCATccatcagaggaagtttgatgCCAGTGGGAAGGAAATTGAGCCAAACTTCAGTGACACCGGAAAGGTCAACACTGGCTTTCTCATGTCCTCCTACA AGGTAGAAGCTAAAGGGGAGTCAGACAGTCTGTCTGAGCAGCAGCTGTCAGGAATGATGAACAAAGCTGAGCTGGTGAAGATAACTGACAAGCACAGACCCAGCGGGACCTGGGCCTTCTGGTACCCAGAGTCAGAGATGGACAACATAGAGCTGGAGACTGGACAGGACGTACGGCTGAAGACCAGAGGAAACAGTCCTTTCATAT TCTCCTTAGCTAAAGTGGACGGTGGCACAGTGACTAAGTGTAACTTTGCTGGAGATGGAAAGGTCGGAGCGTCATGGACAGACAAGATTATGGCCAACAAAGCAGAAGCAGGCGGCCCACAGAAGCCCAAGGCGGAAGGAGAGGCGGCAGAGGAGGATGAATGG GATGATTGA
- the fam169b gene encoding protein FAM169B isoform X1, whose protein sequence is MRVSSSKPSLNCQKFKRSLVERIYLVRENWTKYRRTMYPIDLPAVDDSDLRSSSEQYLSSLESRRHDDEWFQSSQNSKVAITPNNVRWLQVFEDDQSEFSVLVLHPPDHLTQVVALHLHGKWWCVDDVLRTSSKSRSGLVSVQTIMERVIVFLLSQVVERPLQEELLFTLHPRTESCKLLWRDGQAVGFYTIKHKGSLCDSWSSQCYLLPVLDTVLVRRSWRKRGFGLQMLDDFCSSFSREEVLGVSAPLSPSMVAVCRRFLQLHKQHGERLYEVEAPGGWTQRRNIWLNMQLGRYSSGINEESNPTTLKNEGDDSSEKTSKLDLASPNTCNVTIPLIIGSSEQQIKPCDPSQGGRSQSSKTSGTGCSPATHAHDLDSGPPTRPLKSLNTKQALKSKPPLSTDPCREKPEAEETHRGAKRVRRK, encoded by the exons ATGCGTGTTAGTAGTAGCAAGCCAAGTTTAAACTGCCAGAAATTTAAACGGAGTCTGGTGGAAAGAATTTACCTTGTAAGAGAAAACTGGACAAAATACA GGAGGACCATGTACCCTATAGACCTTCCAGCTGTGGATGACTCTGACCTGAGATCATCATCTGAACAGTACTTGTCTTCTTTGGAGTCCAGGCGTCATGATGATGAGTGGTTTCAGTCATCACAGAACTCAAAG GTCGCAATAACACCAAATAACGTAAGATGGTTGCAGGTGTTTGAAGATGACCAATCTGAATTTTCAGTGCTGGTGCTTCACCCTCCTGATCATCTAACACAGG TGGTGGCTTTACACCTGCATGGGAAATGGTGGTGCGTGGACGACGTTTTACGAACATCCAGCAAATCTAGGAGTGGCTTGGTGTCG GTGCAGACTATTATGGAGAGGGTGATTGTGTTCCTGCTCAGTCAGGTAGTGGAGAGGCCTTTACAGGAGGAGTTGTTGTTCACCCTACACCCCCGCACAGAGAGTTGCAAATTGCTGTGGAGAGACGGCCAGGCTGTTGGCTTTTACACTATCAAACACAAAG GCAGTCTGTGTGACAGCTGGAGCAGTCAGTGCTACTTGCTGCCTGTTCTGGACACAGTGCTGgtgaggaggagctggaggaagagAGGCTTTGGCCTTCAGATGCTTGATGacttctgctcctccttctccagAGAGGAGGTGCTGGGGGTCAGCGCTCCACTATCACCCAGCATGGTGGCAG TGTGCAGGAGGTTCCTGCAGCTGCACAAGCAGCATGGAGAGCGTCTGTATGAGGTAGAGGCTCCAGGGGGGTGGACTCAACGACGAAATATCTGGCTCAACATGCAACTAGGCCGCTACTCCTCTG GTATCAATGAGGAGAGCAATCCAACTACCCTGAAGAATGAGGGAGACGACTCGTCTGAGAAG actTCCAAACTGGACCTGGCCTCACCGAATACCTGTAATGTGACCATTCCACTGATAATAGGCTCTTCTGAGCAACAAATTAAACCTTGTGATCCAAGCCAAGGAGGACGCTCCCAAAGCAGCAAGACCTCTGGAACAGGATGTAGCCCTGCAACCCACGCTCATGATCTGGACTCTGGACCTCCCACCAGACCACTGAAGTCTCTAAACACTAAACAAGCTCTGAAATCCAAGCCCCCTCTTTCTACAGACCCTTGCAGAGAGAAGCCAGAGGCAGAGGAAACCCACCGAGGTGCCAAACGAGTCAGAAGGAAATGA
- the fam169b gene encoding protein FAM169B isoform X2, with amino-acid sequence MYPIDLPAVDDSDLRSSSEQYLSSLESRRHDDEWFQSSQNSKVAITPNNVRWLQVFEDDQSEFSVLVLHPPDHLTQVVALHLHGKWWCVDDVLRTSSKSRSGLVSVQTIMERVIVFLLSQVVERPLQEELLFTLHPRTESCKLLWRDGQAVGFYTIKHKGSLCDSWSSQCYLLPVLDTVLVRRSWRKRGFGLQMLDDFCSSFSREEVLGVSAPLSPSMVAVCRRFLQLHKQHGERLYEVEAPGGWTQRRNIWLNMQLGRYSSGINEESNPTTLKNEGDDSSEKTSKLDLASPNTCNVTIPLIIGSSEQQIKPCDPSQGGRSQSSKTSGTGCSPATHAHDLDSGPPTRPLKSLNTKQALKSKPPLSTDPCREKPEAEETHRGAKRVRRK; translated from the exons ATGTACCCTATAGACCTTCCAGCTGTGGATGACTCTGACCTGAGATCATCATCTGAACAGTACTTGTCTTCTTTGGAGTCCAGGCGTCATGATGATGAGTGGTTTCAGTCATCACAGAACTCAAAG GTCGCAATAACACCAAATAACGTAAGATGGTTGCAGGTGTTTGAAGATGACCAATCTGAATTTTCAGTGCTGGTGCTTCACCCTCCTGATCATCTAACACAGG TGGTGGCTTTACACCTGCATGGGAAATGGTGGTGCGTGGACGACGTTTTACGAACATCCAGCAAATCTAGGAGTGGCTTGGTGTCG GTGCAGACTATTATGGAGAGGGTGATTGTGTTCCTGCTCAGTCAGGTAGTGGAGAGGCCTTTACAGGAGGAGTTGTTGTTCACCCTACACCCCCGCACAGAGAGTTGCAAATTGCTGTGGAGAGACGGCCAGGCTGTTGGCTTTTACACTATCAAACACAAAG GCAGTCTGTGTGACAGCTGGAGCAGTCAGTGCTACTTGCTGCCTGTTCTGGACACAGTGCTGgtgaggaggagctggaggaagagAGGCTTTGGCCTTCAGATGCTTGATGacttctgctcctccttctccagAGAGGAGGTGCTGGGGGTCAGCGCTCCACTATCACCCAGCATGGTGGCAG TGTGCAGGAGGTTCCTGCAGCTGCACAAGCAGCATGGAGAGCGTCTGTATGAGGTAGAGGCTCCAGGGGGGTGGACTCAACGACGAAATATCTGGCTCAACATGCAACTAGGCCGCTACTCCTCTG GTATCAATGAGGAGAGCAATCCAACTACCCTGAAGAATGAGGGAGACGACTCGTCTGAGAAG actTCCAAACTGGACCTGGCCTCACCGAATACCTGTAATGTGACCATTCCACTGATAATAGGCTCTTCTGAGCAACAAATTAAACCTTGTGATCCAAGCCAAGGAGGACGCTCCCAAAGCAGCAAGACCTCTGGAACAGGATGTAGCCCTGCAACCCACGCTCATGATCTGGACTCTGGACCTCCCACCAGACCACTGAAGTCTCTAAACACTAAACAAGCTCTGAAATCCAAGCCCCCTCTTTCTACAGACCCTTGCAGAGAGAAGCCAGAGGCAGAGGAAACCCACCGAGGTGCCAAACGAGTCAGAAGGAAATGA